In a single window of the Streptomyces sp. HUAS ZL42 genome:
- a CDS encoding carbohydrate ABC transporter permease, producing MTSAQPARPARSKPRNRDWLHGLLMSTPAVAGLIAFVGIPFGYAVVLSFYNVRLGSPLAPSFFGVEQYRRLFTDPDLSGPFLRALLNNLTFAVVVVPLQTGLALALAILLNRKLKAIGLFRSLFFMPVVFPMTLVAVIWRLILARSDQGLLNSALHAVSFGNWGAFDWLGDAATAMASIIVLSVWQGVGFQMVILLAGLQQIPGELYEAAELDRASRWQQFRHVTLPGIRGTLVFVAMLTSVLAFRVFDQVYVLVHGGGLDEDATRTVMYQAVTTAFDQNNIGQASAITVVFFLIVVALTLIQRRVVRPDNED from the coding sequence GTGACCTCAGCGCAGCCCGCGCGGCCGGCGCGTTCAAAGCCCAGGAACCGCGACTGGCTGCACGGACTGCTCATGTCCACGCCCGCCGTCGCCGGACTCATCGCCTTCGTCGGCATCCCGTTCGGTTACGCCGTCGTCCTCTCCTTCTACAACGTGCGCCTGGGCTCCCCGCTCGCGCCGTCCTTCTTCGGCGTGGAGCAGTACCGGCGCCTGTTCACCGACCCGGATCTGTCGGGCCCGTTCCTGCGGGCGCTGCTCAACAACCTGACCTTCGCCGTGGTCGTCGTACCGCTCCAGACGGGCCTCGCGCTCGCCCTCGCGATCCTCCTCAACCGCAAGCTCAAGGCCATCGGCCTGTTCCGGTCCCTGTTCTTCATGCCGGTCGTCTTCCCCATGACGCTGGTCGCCGTCATCTGGCGTCTCATCCTCGCCCGCAGCGACCAGGGCCTGCTCAACTCCGCGCTGCACGCGGTGAGTTTCGGCAACTGGGGGGCCTTCGACTGGCTCGGCGACGCCGCCACCGCCATGGCGTCGATCATCGTGCTGTCCGTCTGGCAGGGCGTCGGCTTCCAGATGGTCATCCTGCTGGCCGGCCTCCAGCAGATACCCGGCGAGCTCTACGAGGCCGCCGAGCTCGACCGGGCCTCCCGCTGGCAGCAGTTCCGTCACGTCACCCTGCCGGGCATCCGCGGCACCCTCGTCTTCGTCGCCATGCTCACCTCGGTGCTCGCCTTCCGCGTCTTCGACCAGGTCTACGTCCTCGTCCACGGCGGCGGTCTCGACGAGGACGCCACCCGCACGGTGATGTACCAGGCCGTCACCACCGCCTTCGACCAGAACAACATCGGCCAGGCGTCCGCGATCACCGTCGTCTTCTTCCTGATCGTCGTCGCCCTGACTCTCATCCAGCGCCGCGTCGTCCGGCCCGACAACGAGGACTGA
- a CDS encoding sugar ABC transporter substrate-binding protein: MSSTTRRYRRMACTGLALVLPLAALAACGGGSGGDTSADAGSGSGTISVWAHQGQKSEDAALQNAVKSFNSSQDKIKVELKLIPGNDYTKTITATDASKLPDVMEFDGPTMANFVYNKKLAAIDDYVSVKTMSNATPAAKAQGEIDGKHYGLGMYDSGLGIYGNKKLLDAAGVKYPTGLSDDWTAAEFTAAVQKLAAKDSDRKSLDLQENNGYANEWGTYGFAPVVWSAGGSLLKDGKAEGALDAPAVVSAMKTFQSWKTYVDSNTDGNAFAKGRVALSWVGHWMYPTYSEALGDDLVVLPLPDFGNGPKTGQGSWAWGIGAGSKNGKAAGTFLDYLLDDANVTAMTTANGAPPATRTALAKSELYKQGGPLQLYADQLAKPCGDSDITKTCVAVTRPLTAGYPTVTAKFSEALNAVYGGADPKSALEKAARAIDQDFSDNAGYKIQ; this comes from the coding sequence ATGAGTTCGACCACCAGAAGGTACCGCCGCATGGCCTGTACGGGCCTGGCTCTCGTCCTGCCGCTCGCGGCACTGGCCGCCTGCGGCGGCGGCAGTGGCGGCGACACCTCCGCCGACGCCGGCAGCGGCAGCGGCACCATCAGCGTCTGGGCCCACCAGGGCCAGAAGAGCGAGGACGCCGCCCTGCAGAACGCGGTGAAGTCCTTCAACTCCTCCCAGGACAAGATCAAGGTCGAGCTGAAGCTGATCCCCGGCAACGACTACACCAAGACCATCACCGCCACCGACGCCTCCAAGCTGCCGGACGTGATGGAGTTCGACGGCCCGACCATGGCGAACTTCGTCTACAACAAGAAGCTCGCCGCGATCGACGACTACGTCTCCGTCAAGACCATGTCCAACGCCACCCCGGCCGCCAAGGCGCAGGGCGAGATCGACGGCAAGCACTACGGCCTGGGCATGTACGACTCGGGGCTCGGCATATACGGCAACAAGAAGCTGCTGGACGCGGCCGGGGTGAAGTACCCCACCGGTCTGTCCGACGACTGGACCGCGGCCGAGTTCACCGCGGCCGTGCAGAAGCTGGCCGCCAAGGACTCCGACCGCAAGAGCCTGGACCTTCAGGAGAACAACGGCTACGCCAACGAGTGGGGCACGTACGGCTTCGCACCGGTCGTCTGGTCGGCCGGCGGTTCGCTGCTGAAGGACGGCAAGGCGGAAGGCGCGCTCGACGCCCCGGCCGTGGTCTCGGCGATGAAGACCTTCCAGTCCTGGAAGACGTACGTCGACTCCAACACCGACGGAAACGCGTTCGCCAAGGGCCGGGTGGCGCTGAGCTGGGTCGGCCACTGGATGTACCCCACCTACAGCGAGGCCCTCGGTGACGACCTCGTCGTGCTGCCGCTGCCCGACTTCGGCAACGGCCCCAAGACCGGCCAGGGCTCCTGGGCCTGGGGCATCGGCGCGGGCTCCAAGAACGGCAAGGCCGCCGGTACCTTCCTCGACTACCTCCTCGACGACGCCAACGTCACCGCGATGACGACGGCCAACGGCGCACCGCCCGCCACCAGGACCGCACTGGCCAAGAGCGAGCTGTACAAGCAGGGCGGCCCGCTCCAGCTCTACGCCGACCAGCTCGCCAAGCCCTGCGGCGACAGCGACATCACCAAGACCTGCGTCGCCGTGACCCGCCCGCTCACCGCCGGATACCCCACGGTCACCGCCAAGTTCAGTGAGGCCCTCAACGCCGTCTATGGCGGCGCCGACCCGAAGAGCGCCCTGGAGAAGGCCGCCCGCGCCATCGACCAGGACTTCTCCGACAACGCCGGTTACAAGATCCAGTAG
- a CDS encoding LacI family DNA-binding transcriptional regulator, with amino-acid sequence MTVSITDVARAAGVSASTVSRALRGRPGVSDEVRAQITAVATQLGYTASRSASSLASGRTFTIGVVVPYVGRWFFGTVLDAAEREFSAAGYDVLLYNLGSPETRKRFFTRMPVRKRVDAVLSLLIPDEEESAALRSLGVPLAGTVGDARPGFTVVGIDDRAGAESAVRHLVNLGHRRIGMISGASGPLHWTTPVKRRQAYLDVLADAGIAHDPALEADGDYTVEGGERAMTELLAASRPPTAVFAQSDEMAMGALRALRRHRLKVPDDVSVVGFDDHELSDVLGLTTVAQPVAGQGAEAARLLLRQLDEPDTEPPRHVQMPIRLVLRETTAPPRR; translated from the coding sequence GTGACCGTCAGCATCACCGATGTCGCCCGCGCCGCCGGAGTCTCAGCGTCCACCGTGTCCCGCGCCCTGCGCGGCCGGCCGGGCGTCTCCGACGAGGTGCGGGCACAGATCACGGCCGTCGCCACACAGCTCGGCTACACGGCGTCCCGCTCGGCGTCCAGCCTGGCCAGCGGACGCACCTTCACCATCGGTGTCGTGGTCCCGTACGTGGGCCGCTGGTTCTTCGGCACCGTGCTGGACGCCGCCGAGCGCGAGTTCAGTGCCGCGGGCTACGACGTCCTGCTGTACAACCTGGGATCGCCGGAGACACGCAAGCGTTTCTTCACCAGGATGCCGGTCCGCAAGCGCGTGGACGCCGTGCTGTCGCTGCTCATCCCCGACGAGGAGGAGTCCGCCGCGCTGCGCTCACTCGGGGTGCCGCTGGCCGGCACGGTCGGCGACGCCAGGCCCGGCTTCACCGTGGTCGGCATCGACGACCGGGCCGGCGCGGAAAGCGCCGTACGGCATCTGGTGAACCTCGGCCACCGCCGGATCGGCATGATCAGCGGGGCGAGCGGACCGCTGCACTGGACCACGCCCGTCAAGCGCCGTCAGGCGTACCTCGACGTGCTGGCCGACGCCGGGATCGCACACGACCCGGCGCTGGAGGCGGACGGCGACTACACCGTCGAGGGCGGCGAGCGGGCCATGACCGAACTGCTGGCCGCCTCCCGGCCACCGACGGCCGTGTTCGCACAGTCCGACGAGATGGCGATGGGTGCGCTGCGCGCCCTGCGGCGCCACCGGCTGAAGGTTCCGGACGACGTGTCCGTCGTCGGCTTCGACGATCACGAACTGTCCGACGTGCTGGGGCTGACCACCGTCGCCCAGCCTGTCGCCGGTCAGGGCGCAGAAGCCGCCCGGCTGCTGCTGCGACAGCTCGACGAGCCGGACACCGAGCCGCCCAGGCATGTGCAGATGCCCATCCGTCTCGTCCTGCGCGAGACCACCGCCCCGCCGCGCCGGTGA
- a CDS encoding mucin-1, with protein sequence MRYAPPGLCVNDFALLRDGDGTYAVLHLQGPWTAEFDHLRMETSYGRATSTDLVAWRPEGTAFGNGLPGRFDQQAVWTMHPVPYGDGMAMFYTGVSQLTGGGWPLQSVGLAYSDRTDGTGWRRHGTGPVVEADARWYRTGERMGWRDPFVVRDDESDGWVMVVCAADASLPVEVSGCVAWATSDDLEHWTVHPPLISPGDVDELECPVLERLDDGSWLLLGSIGATRGFEAWTAPRLRGPWTRRGPLGPTGSYAPRVIAAPDGSRVVLHTTPRRVDLTDSGERCRGMLAQPKSLVVPDGSAPRLEWWPGLDSWLGEETEQPGLHAVGDLTLSARVEITLRTDAPGSGRPALVLGCDGKNLWVTGPDGGRLGETVLTEPAATLRILTIGEYVEVYADDVFVLTTLSYSGHPAPWTAVSEGRTHTIPVRPVRLPDPSRDDASAVWPGPASN encoded by the coding sequence ATGCGATACGCCCCGCCCGGCCTCTGCGTGAACGACTTCGCCCTGCTCCGCGACGGCGACGGCACCTACGCGGTGTTGCATCTGCAGGGCCCGTGGACGGCCGAGTTCGACCATCTGCGGATGGAGACCTCCTACGGCCGGGCCACCTCCACGGACCTGGTCGCCTGGCGGCCCGAGGGCACCGCCTTCGGCAACGGGCTGCCCGGCCGGTTCGACCAGCAGGCGGTGTGGACCATGCACCCCGTCCCGTACGGCGACGGAATGGCGATGTTCTACACGGGCGTGAGCCAACTGACCGGGGGCGGCTGGCCGTTGCAGTCGGTCGGGCTGGCCTACTCCGATCGCACCGACGGCACCGGCTGGCGGCGCCATGGCACCGGACCGGTAGTCGAGGCGGACGCCCGCTGGTACCGCACCGGAGAACGCATGGGATGGCGCGACCCGTTCGTCGTACGCGACGACGAGTCGGACGGCTGGGTCATGGTCGTCTGCGCCGCCGACGCCTCCCTGCCCGTCGAGGTCAGCGGCTGTGTCGCATGGGCGACGTCCGACGACCTGGAGCACTGGACGGTGCATCCACCGCTCATCTCACCCGGTGACGTGGACGAGTTGGAGTGCCCGGTCCTGGAACGCCTCGACGACGGCAGCTGGCTGCTGCTCGGCTCCATAGGAGCCACCCGCGGCTTCGAGGCATGGACCGCCCCCCGACTGCGCGGCCCCTGGACCCGCCGTGGTCCCCTCGGCCCGACCGGCTCCTACGCCCCCCGCGTCATCGCCGCTCCCGACGGTTCCCGTGTCGTCCTGCACACCACCCCCCGCCGCGTCGATCTCACCGACTCCGGTGAGCGCTGCCGCGGCATGCTCGCCCAGCCCAAGTCCCTTGTCGTCCCGGACGGTTCGGCGCCGCGCCTGGAGTGGTGGCCCGGCCTGGACAGCTGGCTGGGCGAGGAGACCGAGCAGCCCGGTCTGCACGCGGTCGGCGACCTCACCCTCTCCGCCCGTGTCGAGATCACCCTGCGCACGGACGCGCCCGGGAGCGGCCGCCCCGCCCTCGTCCTCGGCTGTGACGGCAAGAACCTCTGGGTCACCGGCCCCGACGGCGGTCGGCTCGGCGAGACCGTCCTGACCGAGCCCGCCGCGACCCTGCGCATTCTCACGATCGGCGAGTACGTCGAGGTCTACGCCGACGACGTCTTCGTCCTCACCACCCTGTCCTACTCGGGCCACCCCGCCCCGTGGACGGCGGTCTCGGAAGGACGCACCCACACGATCCCGGTCCGCCCGGTCCGCCTGCCCGATCCCAGCCGCGACGACGCCTCCGCCGTATGGCCGGGACCGGCGTCGAACTGA